From the genome of Pseudomonas sp. WJP1:
CATTCTCGACAGTGACCGGCCATGACATCTGACTTAAATTACCTGCCTTGTCCATTGCGCCGTACGCCAGATAAAGCGTGCGTGAGCCAAAGTCTTCGAAGACTTCCTTCAAAACCTTGATTTTGCGATCCGCTGGAAGCAGCCCCACATAATGCATTTCATCCATTGGCGGCAATTGCTCTGGAATCTTGTCGGACCAGGCGATGGCTATCGTGACGGGTTTGACCTCCCCAGGATCGGGGATCTCGCATTCAACTCCGCCCTGTGCTTCCAGAATTGCCGTCGTGATCAATTTTGGGACGATGGCTTCCGGGGGTGCGGCCGGCATCCAGGGCGCAGTTCTGTCGAAAGTCAGCGGGGTAGAAAACGATTCCACCTCCCCCCCGGTATTCCACTCCTTAACCCGATATCTGACTTCAAAAGTTCCCTCATACCCATCGTATAGGGTCTTCGGAATTTCGAAGGAACCGGGAAAATTGGGCTGACTTGCCGGGTCCAAAATTGCGCGGTCTTCGAGGGGCTGATAATCACTCCAGCCTTGAAACTTCCATTCCAGGTAAAGATGACCGACATCACCTGGGTCTTCCGGTAAGTTGACCCATGGTTTTACTGTGATTTTTATAGGTTCGGCAGCGGGCCCCTGGATTTTGCTGATATGCATCAACCCATCGGGATCACCTGGAATGGTATTTTCGATTGTCGGCTTGTCATAGGCGTTAGGTGCCGGAACCCTGGACAGGTTAGTACTTTTGCTCCTGTACACTTGCTCAACATTCAGTTGCTCTTCGGAACTTGCCATGTTGCTCTCCTGATAATGAATATCTGTTCGTGACGATAGTCATGACCCATTCATCTCGGCAGGCAGTTCGAGCTACTTCAAGCACTGCAGAACACGCTTCGTCGCGCTACCCGGTTTTTACGACCTTGGGCAGAATTAAATACTCACTTTTTAGTTTGCGATACTGTCAGAGTTGACAGGTGGCTACTTATACAGGTGCGCGTGACTTGCTAAAAAACTTCCCGCAATGCTTGTTTAAACGCTGCCACCGAAACTTCGTAAAAGCCATACTGCGTCGGTGGCTGCCCAAGGTCCTACAGGGGATCGCGTAGAGCGGCCAGCCGCCAGACCCGCGCCACATCACTCGCTCGCTCACGCAACAGGCGCGGTGCTTCGCTGCAGGCTTGCGCCAATGTCATCGGCCCACTCGCCAGGGCAAACGCGGCGTCGATGCCATGGGCATACAACGCTTGATAGCCTTCGCCCAGCGTGCCGGCAATGACGATGACCGGTACGCCGTGTTCACGCGCAATGCGCGCCACACCAAAGGGTGTCTTGCCGCGCAAAGTCTGTGCATCGAAACGACCTTCGCCGGTGATCACCAGATCAGCGCCGGCAACCGTATCGGCCAGGCCCACCAGCTCGGCGACCACTTCCACCCCGGCCTTGAACTGCGCCCCAAGGAACGCCTTGGCGGCAAACCCCAGGCCGCCCGCTGCGCCGCTGCCGGGCTCTCCGCGCACGTCTTTGTTCAAGACGAGTGCGCAGTGATCGGCAAAGTGCCCCAGCGCCAGATCCAGCCGTTCGACCTGCGCAGGCGTTGCGCCTTTTTGCGGGCCGAATATGGCCGACGCGCCGTGAGGACCACACAGCGGATTGTTCACATCGGCGGCGATGTCGAAGCGCACATCGGCCAGGCGTGGGTCGATGCCGCTCAGATCGATGCGGGCCAGCTGTCCCAGCGTCAGGCCGCCCGGCGCCAGGACCTGGCCCTGTGCATCCAGCAACTTCACGCCCAAGGCTTGCATCGCCCCGGCACCACCGTCGTTGGTGGCACTGCCGCCGATGGCCAGAATGATGCGCTGCGCCCCGGCATCGAGTGCGGCACGGATCAGCTCACCGGTGCCGTAGGTGCTAGTGACGCACGCATCGCGCTGATCGACTGGCACCAACTGCAAACCACTGGCCTCGGCCATTTCGATGATTGCCGTGTGACTGTGGGGTAACCACCCCCAGGCAGCGTCGACGACTACGCCGAGCGGTCCGCGAACAGTCGTACTACGCAGCTCGCCATCACAAGCGGCCAGCACTGACTCGACCGTCCCTTCCCCACCGTCGGCCATCGGGCATTTGACTAGCTGCGCAGCGGGCCATACCTCGGCCAGACCGAGGGCAATGGCATCGGCGACGCCTTGAGCGCTGAGGCTGTCCTTGAACGAATCGGGGGCGATGACGATTTTCATGGGGGTTCTCCTGTTCCAATGCGCCCATGCTGCCAGTCGCCATGAACAATAACGCCAGGCTGCTGCACAAGCGGCACTGGGGATTATTGTTCATTTCCACAAAGCCCGGGGTTCACGCAGGGGTGTCTGCCTGGGGCAGCAACTGCACGCCAAGGTAGAGGGCGAGCATCCCGTCCAGCTTCAGTGGATCAACGCCACTGAGCTCGGCAATCCGCTCCATCCGGTAACGCAAACTGTTGCGATGTATGCCCAGCGCATCGGCGCAGGCCTGGCTTTGCCCATCGTGCTCACACCAACTGCGCAGGGTTGCCAGCAGTTGGCCGTTGTTGTCCCTGGCGATGACTTTGCGCAACGGGTTGAGCAGCTCGTCCAGTGCATCGTCGTTGCGATGGCGCCACAGCAACACCGGCAGCCGATAGCGGTCAAGCGTCAGCAAACGGGATTGCGGCAACACGTCGCGCCCATAGGCCAGCAGGTCGCGGACCCGGTGATAGCAACGACGCAATCCCGGCAGCCCGTCCGCCTGCCCGCCCACGGCAATGCGCAGGATGTTCCAACCCAGGCCATCGAGTTTTTCCAGCAGTCGCTCGTTCTCGATCGCCTGGTTTGCCGGTCGGCACCACAACAACGAAGACTTGGCCGAACTCACGCACCAGCTGTCCGGGTAACGACTTGTCAGCCAGGCACTGAGCGTCTCGACGGTGTGCCCTGGCCCCTGTTCCGTGCCCAGCTCAAACAGGTAAGGCACCCGCGCCATGTGCGGCTTGAGCCCGAGCTGCTGCGCTTCATCGATCAATCGCGGCGAGCTGCCGCCGTCACTGAGCAGCAACGCCAGCAGGTCATCGCAGCGCTGGCGCCGCCATTGCTGTTCGGCCTGTTGGTTACGCTGGCCCACCAGCATCTCGGCGGTCATGCGCACCAGCTCGGCGTAGGTGCGCAATTGCTCGGGATCGCCGGTGAGGCCGAGCACACCGATCAAGCGCTGGTCGAGCATCAGCGGCAGGTTGATGCCCGGCTGCACGCCCTTGAGGTGGATCGCTGTCTGCGCGTCGATCTCCACCACGCGGCCGTTGGCCAACACCAGTTGCGCGCCTTCATGCCGGGTGTTGACCCGCTCCGGCTCGCCACTGCCGAGGATCAGCCCCTGGCTGTCCATGACATTGACGTTGTACGGCAGGATGGCCATCGCCCGGTCGACGATGTCCTGGGCCAGGTCGTGATCGAGTTCGAACATAGCGGGGTTCCTTGAAACGGGAGTGGTCAAGACTCACTGGGCGATCAACGTTACCCTGTGCATCGCAAGAAATCATGAGAAAGAGCGCCTGCCTGTCACAGAGCGTTTGCCCCGCTGTGTAATTCTGGTATTTGATTGAGCCTTTCCCTCCGGCAAAAGGATTTCCCCATGAGCTATCGCACACTGGGTCACTCGGGCCTGCAGGTGTCCACCCTGACCCTGGGCACCATGATGTTTGGCGAGCAGACCAATACCGAAGATTCCCTTCGCATCATCGACAAGGCCTGGGACCAGGGCATCAATTTCATCGACACCGCCGACGTCTACACCAGCGGCCGGTCCGAAGAGATCGTCGGCGAAGCCATTGCCAGTCGCCGCCAGGAATGGGTGCTGGCGACCAAGGTCGGTTTCGGCCCGGCGGACGGTGTGCCGAACCGCAGCGGCCTCAGCCGCAAGCACATCTTCAACGGTATCGAGGCCAGCCTGACGCGCCTGGGTACCGACTACCTGGACATCTATTACCTGCACCGCGAAGACCACAACACGCCGCTGGAGGTCACGGTGTCGGCCATTGGCGACCTGATTCGCCAGGGCAAGATCCGCTATTGGGGCCTGTCGAATTACCGGGGCTGGCGCATCGCCGAGGTGATTCGCGTGGCCGACAAGCTCGGTGTCGACCGGCCAGTGATCAGCCAGCCGCTGTACAACATCGTCAACCGCCAGGCCGAAACCGAGCAGCTCACTGCCGCTCAAAATTACGGCCTCGGGGTGGTGCCCTACAGTCCGTTGGCGCGCGGCGTGCTCAGCGGCAAGTACGCGCCGGACGTCAAGCCGGACGCCAACAGTCGCGCAGGACGCGCCGACAAACGCATCCTTGAAACCGAATGGCGCGTCGAGTCGTTGCGCATCGCTCAGAAAATTGCGCAATACACCCAGGAGCGCGGCGTCGGTATCGTCGAGTTCGCTATCGCCTGGGTGCTGAACAACAGCGCGGTGACCTCGGCCATCGTCGGCCCGCGCACGGAACAACAGTGGGATGCGTACACCAAGGCGCAGGCGGTGAAGATTACGGCTGAGGATGAGGCCTTCATCGATTCGCTGGTGACACCGGGGCATGCGTCGACGCCGGGGTTCAACGATGTGAGCCATTTCGTGTCGGGCCGCAGACCGTATAGCTGAAGAAACACTTAGCCCCTGTAGGAGTGAGCCTGCTCGCGATAGCGGTACTACATTCAACAGAGATGTTGACTGAAAGACCGCGATCGCGAGCAGGCTCGCTCCTACAGGGGATGTTGTAAATATTGATCATCCGGCCAATATTCAGCACAAAAACCACGTATCCTCCGCACCCCGTTTTACGTTCAACCTCGCGAGGACAGCTTGTCAAAAGGTATCGCTTTATCGGTTTCAGCCTCGGTGCTGTTTGCCGTCATGTATTACTACACTTCGCTGCTCAAGCCCTTGAGCGGTGTAGAGATTTTCGGCTGGCGCATGCTGTTGACGGTGCCGTGCATGACCCTGTTCATGCTGGTGTCGGGAGAATGGCGGCGCGTGGTCGATCTGCTACGTCGGTTCAGCGTCCAACCAAAGTTGATCGGCATCCTGTTCGTCTCGGCGGCGTTGCTGGGCGTACAACTCTGGCTGTTCATGTGGGCCCCGCTCAACGGCTACAGCCTCGATGTGTCCCTGGGCTACTTCCTGTTGCCGCTGGCCATGGTCCTGACCGGGCGAATTGCCTACGGTGACCGGCTGTCCTATCTGCAAAAAGTCGCCGTGTTCTTCGCAAGCCTCGGCGTGCTCAACGAGCTGTATCAAGTCGGCGGATTCTCCTGGGCGACAGTGGTCGTGGTGGTGGGTTATCCGCTGTATTTCGTGGTGCGCAAATGGTTGAAGACTGACAACCTCGGCGGACTCTGGGTGGACATGACCCTGATGCTGCCGATCGCGTACTGGTTCGTGAGCAGTGGCGAGCAAGGTTTCGGTGTCTTCGACCAGAACCCGGCATTGGCCTGGCTGATCCCATTGCTGGGCCTGATCAGCGCTTCCGCGCTGGTGGTCTACATCATCGCCAGTCGCTTGCTGCCGTTCAGTCTGTTCGGGTTATTGAGCTACGTGGAGCCGGTGCTGTTGCTGGGCGTGGCGTTGTTGCTGGGGGAAAGCATCAAGCCGGGGGAATGGCTGACCTATATTCCGATCTGGATGGCGGTAGTGGTGTTGGTGTTTGAAGGGTTCAAGCATCTGGTTCGACAACGCCGCAAACCAATGTAGGAGCGAGCCTGCTCGCGATAGCGGTCTGCCAGCCAACATCAATGTTGACCTTGAAGACGCCATCGCGAGCAGGCTCGCTCCCACAGTTTTTACGGTGTAACG
Proteins encoded in this window:
- the rarD gene encoding EamA family transporter RarD, producing the protein MSKGIALSVSASVLFAVMYYYTSLLKPLSGVEIFGWRMLLTVPCMTLFMLVSGEWRRVVDLLRRFSVQPKLIGILFVSAALLGVQLWLFMWAPLNGYSLDVSLGYFLLPLAMVLTGRIAYGDRLSYLQKVAVFFASLGVLNELYQVGGFSWATVVVVVGYPLYFVVRKWLKTDNLGGLWVDMTLMLPIAYWFVSSGEQGFGVFDQNPALAWLIPLLGLISASALVVYIIASRLLPFSLFGLLSYVEPVLLLGVALLLGESIKPGEWLTYIPIWMAVVVLVFEGFKHLVRQRRKPM
- a CDS encoding glycerate kinase yields the protein MKIVIAPDSFKDSLSAQGVADAIALGLAEVWPAAQLVKCPMADGGEGTVESVLAACDGELRSTTVRGPLGVVVDAAWGWLPHSHTAIIEMAEASGLQLVPVDQRDACVTSTYGTGELIRAALDAGAQRIILAIGGSATNDGGAGAMQALGVKLLDAQGQVLAPGGLTLGQLARIDLSGIDPRLADVRFDIAADVNNPLCGPHGASAIFGPQKGATPAQVERLDLALGHFADHCALVLNKDVRGEPGSGAAGGLGFAAKAFLGAQFKAGVEVVAELVGLADTVAGADLVITGEGRFDAQTLRGKTPFGVARIAREHGVPVIVIAGTLGEGYQALYAHGIDAAFALASGPMTLAQACSEAPRLLRERASDVARVWRLAALRDPL
- a CDS encoding aldo/keto reductase; the protein is MSYRTLGHSGLQVSTLTLGTMMFGEQTNTEDSLRIIDKAWDQGINFIDTADVYTSGRSEEIVGEAIASRRQEWVLATKVGFGPADGVPNRSGLSRKHIFNGIEASLTRLGTDYLDIYYLHREDHNTPLEVTVSAIGDLIRQGKIRYWGLSNYRGWRIAEVIRVADKLGVDRPVISQPLYNIVNRQAETEQLTAAQNYGLGVVPYSPLARGVLSGKYAPDVKPDANSRAGRADKRILETEWRVESLRIAQKIAQYTQERGVGIVEFAIAWVLNNSAVTSAIVGPRTEQQWDAYTKAQAVKITAEDEAFIDSLVTPGHASTPGFNDVSHFVSGRRPYS
- a CDS encoding sugar diacid recognition domain-containing protein; amino-acid sequence: MFELDHDLAQDIVDRAMAILPYNVNVMDSQGLILGSGEPERVNTRHEGAQLVLANGRVVEIDAQTAIHLKGVQPGINLPLMLDQRLIGVLGLTGDPEQLRTYAELVRMTAEMLVGQRNQQAEQQWRRQRCDDLLALLLSDGGSSPRLIDEAQQLGLKPHMARVPYLFELGTEQGPGHTVETLSAWLTSRYPDSWCVSSAKSSLLWCRPANQAIENERLLEKLDGLGWNILRIAVGGQADGLPGLRRCYHRVRDLLAYGRDVLPQSRLLTLDRYRLPVLLWRHRNDDALDELLNPLRKVIARDNNGQLLATLRSWCEHDGQSQACADALGIHRNSLRYRMERIAELSGVDPLKLDGMLALYLGVQLLPQADTPA